A region of Vitis vinifera cultivar Pinot Noir 40024 chromosome 13, ASM3070453v1 DNA encodes the following proteins:
- the LOC100243842 gene encoding CO(2)-response secreted protease, translated as MASILQFFLSLCLLHLLISLSAASNENEIPKSYVVYMGKSSNNHGGEAEVAESSHLQLLSAIIPSSESERISLIHSYNHAFKGFSAMLTQGEASILSGHEEIVSIFPDPLLQLHTTRSWDFLNVESGITSTPLFHHNLSRDVIIGVIDTGIWPESPSFSDNGIGEIPSRWKGVCMEGSDFKKSNCNRKLIGARYYNTPKALIQPKSSSNKSHPINLTGSPRDSVGHGTHTASIAAGAPIANASYYGLAPGTARGGSPSARIASYKACSLEGCSGSTIMKAFDDAIKDGVDIISVSIGMTSIFQSDFLNDPIAIGAFHAQQMGVMVVCSAGNSGPDPYTIVNSAPWIFTVAASNIDRDFQSTVVLGNGKTFPGPAINFSNLTRSKTYPLARSEDVAAAFTPSSDARSCYPGSLDPKKVRGKIIVCSGDGSNPRRIQKLVVEDAKAIGMILIDEYQKGSPFESGIYPFTEVGDIAGFHILKYINSTKNPTATILPTKEVPRIRPAPVVAFFSSRGPGGLTENILKPDIMAPGVAILAAMIPKTEVGSVPIGRKVSKFGIRSGTSMACPHVTGAAAFIKSVHPQWSSSMIRSALMTTAIISNNMRKDLTNSTGFSANPHEMGVGEISPLRALNPGLVFETASEDYLHFLCYYGYPEKTIRAVANKKFTCPSTSFDELISNINYPSISISKLDRHLAAQTVTRTVRNVGSPNSTYIAQLHAPVGLEITVSPKKIVFVEGLERATFKVSFKGKEASRGYSFGSITWFDGLHSVRTVFAVNVE; from the exons ATGGCTTCCATTCTGCAATTCTTCCTTTCTCTTTGTCTGCTCCATCTTCTCATCTCCCTCTCTGCTGCttcaaatgaaaatgaaattccaAAG TCTTATGTTGTTTATATGGGGAAATCATCAAACAACCATGGGGGAGAGGCTGAAGTTGCAGAGTCAAGTCATTTGCAGCTATTGTCCGCCATTATTCCAAG CTCTGAGAGTGAGAGAATATCTCTCATCCATTCTTACAATCATGCTTTCAAGGGCTTCTCTGCCATGCTCACACAGGGTGAAGCTTCTATACTCTCTG GCCATGAGGAAATAGTATCTATCTTTCCAGATCCACTTCTTCAACTACATACTACAAGATCTTGGGATTTCTTGAATGTGGAATCTGGAATTACATCAACTCCCTTATTTCATCACAACCTATCTAGGGATGTCATAATTGGGGTCATTGACACAG GGATATGGCCTGAGTCTCCAAGTTTCAGTGACAATGGTATCGGAGAAATCCCTTCAAGATGGAAAGGAGTTTGCATGGAAGGATCTGACTTCAAAAAATCCAACTGTAACAG GAAGCTGATAGGAGCAAGATACTACAACACCCCAAAGGCCTTAATCCAACCAAAATCCAGCAGTAATAAGAGCCACCCCATTAACCTCACCGGCTCTCCAAGGGACTCAGTAGGCCATGGGACACATACTGCATCCATCGCAGCTGGTGCACCCATCGCCAATGCTAGTTACTATGGTCTGGCTCCAGGTACTGCAAGGGGTGGCTCGCCTTCCGCCAGGATTGCAAGCTACAAGGCTTGTTCGTTAGAAGGTTGTTCTGGTTCCACCATAATGAAAGCATTTGATGATGCAATTAAGGATGGAGTTGATATAATCTCAGTTTCCATTGGGATGACCTCAATTTTTCAGTCAGACTTCCTTAATGACCCCATTGCTATAGGAGCTTTTCATGCTCAGCAGATGGGGGTAATGGTGGTTTGCTCAGCAGGGAACAGCGGGCCTGATCCTTACACCATTGTCAATTCAGCACCATGGATCTTTACCGTTGCAGCTTCTAATATTGATCGGGATTTCCAATCTACTGTAGTTCTTGGAAATGGGAAAACTTTTCCA GGGCCTGCGATCAACTTCTCCAACCTTACTCGCTCTAAAACATATCCTCTTGCTCGTTCAGAGGATGTTGCTGCTGCTTTTACCCCTTCATCAGATGCAAG GAGCTGCTATCCAGGATCATTAGATCCCAAGAAAGTTAGGGGCAAGATAATTGTTTGTTCTGGTGATGGGTCTAATCCGAGGCGTATCCAAAAATTAGTTGTAGAAGATGCAAAAGCGATAGGGATGATTTTGATTGACGAGTATCAGAAAGGTTCCCCCTTTGAATCAGGCATTTATCCCTTCACAGAAGTTGGAGATATTGCAGGGTTTCATATTCTCAAGTACATTAATTCCACCAA GAATCCAACTGCAACCATCCTTCCAACAAAGGAAGTTCCACGGATTAGGCCTGCACCAGTGGTTGCATTTTTCTCATCCAGAGGTCCAGGAGGGCTTACAGAAAATATTCTCAAG CCTGATATAATGGCTCCAGGAGTTGCTATTTTAGCAGCCATGATTCCAAAGACAGAAGTGGGGAGTGTTCCAATTGGGAGGAAGGTATCAAAATTTGGCATACGATCTGGAACGTCCATGGCGTGCCCCCATGTAACGGGGGCAGCTGCATTCATCAAATCGGTGCACCCACAATGGAGTTCTTCTATGATCAGATCAGCACTCATGACAACAG caatcatttctaataacATGAGGAAAGATTTGACAAATAGCACAGGTTTCTCTGCCAATCCACATGAGATGGGAGTTGGAGAAATAAGCCCACTCAGGGCTCTCAATCCAGGATTAGTTTTTGAGACCGCTTCAGAAGATTATCTCCATTTCCTTTGTTATTATGGCTACCCAGAGAAAACTATAAGAGCTGtggcaaacaaaaaatttacttgtCCAAGCACTTCCTTTGATGAACTCATCTCCAACATCAACTACCCATCCATCTCTATAAGCAAGCTGGACAGGCATCTAGCTGCTCAAACTGTGACAAGGACTGTAAGGAATGTGGGATCCCCAAATTCAACCTACATTGCTCAACTGCATGCTCCAGTGGGACTGGAAATCACCGTCTCTCCTAAGAAGATAGTTTTTGTGGAAGGTTTAGAGAGGGCAACCTTTAAAGTCTCATTCAAAGGAAAGGAAGCTTCAAGGGGTTACAGTTTTGGATCTATAACATGGTTTGATGGTCTACATTCTGTTCGCACAGTCTTTGCGGTGAATGTGGAATAA